In Nonomuraea sp. NBC_00507, the following are encoded in one genomic region:
- the hemQ gene encoding hydrogen peroxide-dependent heme synthase, which translates to MTEAAPRLKARDLNQVIRYTMWSVFQVTEPCPVDRDGLAGEVEELLEQAAGKDVVTRGVYDVAGLRADADYMFWWHAATPEDLQDVYARFRRTTLGRHSRPVWSAMALHRPAEFNKSHIPAFLAEEEPRAYVSVYPFVRSYEWYLLEDSERRAMLAEHGRMARDYPDVRANTVACFSLNDYEWMLAFEADELHRIVDLMRTLRGAQARRHTRVEIPFYTGARKPVRELVAALP; encoded by the coding sequence ATGACAGAGGCAGCTCCGCGGCTCAAGGCCCGCGATCTCAACCAGGTGATCCGTTACACGATGTGGTCGGTCTTCCAGGTGACCGAGCCGTGTCCCGTTGACCGTGACGGCCTGGCGGGCGAGGTCGAGGAGTTGCTGGAGCAGGCCGCCGGCAAGGACGTCGTGACCAGGGGGGTCTACGACGTGGCCGGGTTGCGGGCCGACGCCGACTACATGTTCTGGTGGCACGCGGCCACGCCCGAGGATCTGCAGGACGTCTACGCCAGGTTCCGCCGCACCACGCTCGGGCGGCACAGCAGGCCCGTGTGGTCGGCGATGGCGTTGCACCGGCCGGCCGAGTTCAACAAGTCGCACATTCCGGCGTTCCTCGCGGAGGAGGAGCCGCGGGCGTATGTGAGCGTTTATCCGTTCGTCCGCTCATACGAGTGGTATCTGCTGGAGGACTCCGAGCGGCGGGCCATGCTGGCCGAGCACGGCAGGATGGCGCGCGACTATCCCGACGTGCGGGCCAACACCGTGGCCTGCTTCTCGCTCAACGACTACGAGTGGATGCTGGCGTTCGAGGCCGACGAGCTGCACCGGATCGTCGACCTGATGCGGACGCTGCGGGGCGCGCAGGCCCGCCGCCACACCCGCGTCGAGATCCCGTTCTACACCGGCGCGCGCAAGCCGGTCCGCGAGCTGGTCGCCGCCTTGCCGTAA